TGCTTCCCTTCGTAACCAGCGGAGTCACGATAAATGGCTTGCATGGCTTTTACTGCCAGCTTCTTGGCTGCGAGGTCAGAGCTGTCCAGTACGTTGTTGTAGAAATCCAGCTCATCTGCTTCGATGTTCTTGGATGCCCACTCACGGAGCTGGTTATACTCTTCTTCACCGCCAACTTGGCGCACCAACTCTTGGTCATGAAGCTTGATTTCCAGGGCCTTGATACGCTCATCGCGTTCATCGACCTCAGGCTCATCTTCATCTTCCTGGTCGTCGTCACCCCCAGGTTCTTCAGCCTTCGGCTCTTCCTGAGGTTCTGTGGGTTTTTCACCCTTCGACTGCTCGACAAGGTCGTTGTAGCGGTCAATCAGTTGTTCGAGTGATTCGATACCTTCCGGTAGACCGGCTGGCTTCTCTTCGGCACCCGTGGGGATAACGTCACCGTTACTGTCCTGGATTGTTACGTCCGCGAGGTCAACGGTTTCTTCATTCGGTTTAGACTCGGGGTTGTCCATTCTGTCCTCCCATCATTTGTTGAATCGCGGCCTCTCCTCCAGACGCAGCGAGTTGTTGCATGAGCTGTTGTTGGGCACGTTGCTCACGTTGTTCTTCAGTCAGTACCAATCCCTTCCGGTCAATGCTGAGAGCTGCCATGATGCGAGACGCCAGTTCACCGACGTTCACATATTCAGCGACAACTTCAGGCCCGAACGGTGCGAGGGCTTGTGTCAGGATGTTCAGCTTTCCGAGTTCTTGCTCACGACCCAACGCCTCAATGCCAGTCAGAATCTGAGGCTTGAAGGTGTCCTTGGGTAACTGTGGGAGTTTGCCCTCGGCCTGGAGGTAACCAAGCTCAAGGTCAATAATCGGAAGCTGGACTGAGCCAGCCAGCTGGGTGTAAAGACCTCCAAGGCCTTCTTCCAGCATCTGGGTCACCTGCCTGATTTCCTCAGCGGTAACTCGTTCGGCATCCCTTCGGATTGCACCGGTCATCAGGAAAGCTTCCTGCAGACCGGCGATTACCTCTTGGCGAACCTGCTGTGCAATCGCAAAGTCCTGCATCTTGTCCATTTGCAGACACTTCACATCTTCCTCGTTACCGATGACGAACTCACCGTTACGTGCTTTTTCCAAGGCTTGAACCTTGGCAGCAGCATTCGGCTTGACCAGGAAGATGATGCGGGCAGCGGCTACTGATGCCTGGGTAACAGCACGGGTAAGAACTTCAAGTGTATTGAAGTCTCCCATGTGTTCTTCCACGTAGGAGCGACCGTAGTCCTCACCTTCAACGCGTATTAAACGAGCTGCAATCCAGGGACACTTACCCTTGGGGTAACGGCTGCGGGATGTCTGGATGACATGACCTGCAACCTCTTGGTAAGACTCCCAGTAATCCGGGGATGACTGGTAGATACGTGTGTAGACCTTCAGGTTCTTCTTCAGGTCAACGGACTGAGAGTTGTCCAGGCGAATACGAGCCAGGGCTTCAGCCGGCAGTTTGGACGGAGAGACTTCCTCACAGAGGATGATTTCCTCGGTGTCTCCCTCTCCATCCCTCGACACAACGTATTTACTCAGCGGGTAATGCTTGGCTTTCTTCTTGCCGTAGAAGAGCAGGACGTTGCCGGCGATCAGGAGATGCTTCATCCCTTGATACAGCGTGTCCCTTGTGCCCTTGTTCTCTACGTTTCTGACCCCAATACGTTCGATGGAAGCCAGGGTCTCTTCAACCTCGCCATATGACTGCTGGTCTAACCCAGCGTCAGTGAGGGTCTTCTCATCGACGGTCAACCGGAAGAACGGATGACCAGGAGGCAGGATGCCGAGCAATAACTTGGAACTGAGAGTCTTAACTGCCCTAGCACCGAGACCAGAGGACGGGAGTGGAAAGTCCTGACCCTCAGCCTCGTCTCGGGGAACCAGACTTGGAATTGTTACTGACGCACATGCCCGTGCCCGTTGGAGGTATGGTTCGCGTTGTGATGCCAACTGGCGGTAGCGACCCTCCAGCGATACGGTTTCTGACATTCAGATTATCCTGTGCGTGTGATGTTAAGCCCACTCCGGGCACTTGCTCCTGGCATTGACACACCGGGGTTCTTCAGGTCTGTACGCAGCTTCTTGCGGGTCTTTTGACCAGAATCTTGTGTCTTTGCGCTTTTACCCTTACCGAACTCAATGTCTGCAGGTGCAGCGGGTGGCGGGGCAGGAGGAGGCGGCGGGGGTGGAGCAGATACCTTAGGTGTTTTCAAACACATTAAGTGACTCCAGTTTGCCTTCAAGGAACTCAAGGACTTCCCTGCGGCCAATCTTCAGGCCAACAGTCTTTTCGTCATCCTTGAGTTCTACCCTTGTGTTAAAACTGGAAGAGAGTTCTTTTAGCAATAACTTTAGGTACTCTTCCATTTCTATCCTTTGGTGCGACTTTATTCAGCGGGGTCTGCTGGAGCAGTTTCACCGACAGGTTTCTCAGCTTTGACCACAGCACGTTTGCGGGCTACTTCAGCCGGGGCACCCTTCGGTTTTGTCACAACCATGGGAGCACCAACGGGTACTGGTCGGACGTCATAGCCTTTGGTTTTACCCATGGCCTTCTCGGCGTCTTCACGGGTCTTGAACAGGTCTTGACCCTTCACATCCAGGAACTCGCCCTGGGCGTTTACAGCGGCATATCGAAACATCAGGTGTTACCTTCAGTTTTGGTTGAGGAGGTCAGCGGCCTC
The window above is part of the Marinobacter sp. THAF197a genome. Proteins encoded here:
- a CDS encoding portal protein, producing MSETVSLEGRYRQLASQREPYLQRARACASVTIPSLVPRDEAEGQDFPLPSSGLGARAVKTLSSKLLLGILPPGHPFFRLTVDEKTLTDAGLDQQSYGEVEETLASIERIGVRNVENKGTRDTLYQGMKHLLIAGNVLLFYGKKKAKHYPLSKYVVSRDGEGDTEEIILCEEVSPSKLPAEALARIRLDNSQSVDLKKNLKVYTRIYQSSPDYWESYQEVAGHVIQTSRSRYPKGKCPWIAARLIRVEGEDYGRSYVEEHMGDFNTLEVLTRAVTQASVAAARIIFLVKPNAAAKVQALEKARNGEFVIGNEEDVKCLQMDKMQDFAIAQQVRQEVIAGLQEAFLMTGAIRRDAERVTAEEIRQVTQMLEEGLGGLYTQLAGSVQLPIIDLELGYLQAEGKLPQLPKDTFKPQILTGIEALGREQELGKLNILTQALAPFGPEVVAEYVNVGELASRIMAALSIDRKGLVLTEEQREQRAQQQLMQQLAASGGEAAIQQMMGGQNGQPRV